The region ataaaaatgacatagcaatgaaattaaaaattgatgaTAGAGTAATAGTGCTAATGAATGACAAGAAAATGAAAGTATTGATTAATAGAGATGGTTAATAAGGGCCAAGGCGTTGCTGATATGCCTCTCAACTCCAGTGACACAGCTAGTGATCTTCTTCTTAACCTTCCGCTCGAGGAAGTCGTCGATGCACGTCTCAGCGTCGGTGATGGCGGCGCTGGCGTAGGTCTTTGCATTTGCCCACTCGAATTCCCTGTCACCGCTCTTCATGTGGCCCATGGCGGTGAGCGTGTCCTTGAGCTCGGTGACAGCGTCTTTGAGGTCGCCGATGCAATCCTTCACTGCCATCGCCTCCGCCTTCTTCACCCCCTTCTGCTTCGCCAGCTTCGTCACGGTGGCCGAGCAGTTGTAGGTGGCCAGCACCGCCGCCTTCAGAGCTACCTTGCACAGCTTCAAGGGGTTCGTCCCCACCGTCGACGCGTAGGGCCCCAGCGTCTTGATGCACAGCGACGAGTACGTCGTCGTTTTGCACGATTTCACGATGAAGTTAGTCGAGTTTTTCTTTGACGTGGCGGCGGAGGTTGGAATAGTGTTGCATGAGATTAAGACCAAGAGTGTGAGGATGGCTGTGAGGAAATGTTTAGTTCCCATCTTTGGTTTTGATCGATTTGTGTGATGATATTGATTTACTTTAATTTGTGGGGATGGATTTGCAGAGAAGGAAGCAAGGggtatatatatagtagtactagtactatacaATATAACTAATGTAGAAAAAAGTTGTCAGCaggtgaattaattgttgaatCTAGCGGGGATAATTTAGGTATTTAAAAACTGTTATTTTAGGTTGTTGATAGTCCGAAGGCACATGCAAATGCGAATGCGTTTTGTCAAAAGATTAGTATCTGTTGAAGTCACATGCGTATTCTAAGCCATATTCCTAGCCTGTTCATGAATTCAGATAATTGATCTATTACTGTCAGAATAATATCGCACAAAATCGGGAGGATTATATGCAATTGATATGATATGGGAATATATTGTGTCATATATAGCATAGTAATtattgtaaattaggtttaccatATATGTAGAGATACTCTAGCCTATATAATATTGTAATCTCTGTATTCACGGTACAATGAATGAGAAGATGATTTCTCCTATCAATTTCTAACATGGCCTCAGAGCAGGACGATCTTggctcagaaaaatttcatcacaaCCAATAATACCAATTCTCGACACTTTTTTCAGCCAAAACCAACCCGAAATACCAAAATCTACACCCAAATATGTCAGATACAGAGGATACAAAGGATCTGGAACAGACGGCAAGTCTCAGAAACAACAAAAGCATCACAGTACCGTTCAAGTTGAATGGTAGGAACTACCCATTGTGGGCACGATTGATCAAAGTGAAGATTGGAGGCAGGGGCGCCTACTCGTACATCAGGAATGATCCCCCAGAACCGAGGAGCACGGGGTATGACGAGTGGGAAGAAAACGACCTCGTGGTGTTCTCGTGGATTGTCGACAACATTGAAAACGACATCATCGCAGACTTCGCCCATCACCAGACGTCGAAAGCCCTGTGGGACAACCTCGCGGTGACGTTCGAGAGTAAAGCAGATCGGTACCTCATCTATGACCTGGAAGAGAAGGCGATTAACATCAAACAAGGCAACATGAACCTAGAAACATACTACAGAAAGATTCACGGATTGTGGATCAATATAGATCTAAGTCAGAACCAACCAATTAGTTGTTGTGATAAGGGGATCGACCAATTCCGGACATTTTCAAATTGCAAAAGGCTCATCAAGTTCCTGACCGGATTGAATCAGGAATACGACTCAATCTGACGTGAGATTCTGAAGGAAGAACCGATGCCATCAGTGGAGGCAGCGTATGGATGGGTGAAGACAGAGGCGGCTCGACGTCGAATCATGCCACCAGCGTCGTCCTCACCCACCGACGAAGCCAACGACAATGCCGAATCATCATTTGGCGGGGAAATCGGACAAGGCTTCACCGCTCAAACCCAACGACCTCCACACAGGAACGACGCACCACCGCAGCGCCCTCCG is a window of Salvia splendens isolate huo1 chromosome 3, SspV2, whole genome shotgun sequence DNA encoding:
- the LOC121796511 gene encoding pectinesterase inhibitor 4-like, with translation MGTKHFLTAILTLLVLISCNTIPTSAATSKKNSTNFIVKSCKTTTYSSLCIKTLGPYASTVGTNPLKLCKVALKAAVLATYNCSATVTKLAKQKGVKKAEAMAVKDCIGDLKDAVTELKDTLTAMGHMKSGDREFEWANAKTYASAAITDAETCIDDFLERKVKKKITSCVTGVERHISNALALINHLY